The sequence GAAGTACGGAGTGGGCCAGATGGTGGATCCCCGGCCCTACGCCGTGGGCACCATCGCCGGAACCTTCAAGAAATACCCCGGGATCGGGGTGCTGCTGCCGGCCATGGGCTACTCGGCCCAGCAGATCAAGGACCTGCAGACCACCATCGACAACACCCCCTGCGACCTGTACATCATCGGCACGCCCATCGACCTGCGCCGGTTCATCAAGTTCAACAAGCCGGCCTTAAGGGTCAACTACGAGCTGGCCGAGATCGGCAAGCCGGACCTGGCCGAGGTGATCCAGAAGAAATTCAAATTCAAAAAGAAGTAAACCAATCAGCCACAGAGGCACTGAGGCACAGAGGGAATTAATTCATCCGGGTACATTTAATGGCTATTTCAATGGACCAGAATATTGCCGGGTTATTTAAGTATTCTCTGTGTCTCTGAGTCTCGGTGGCGAAATTATTATGCCTCACAAAACAGCAGTCATAGCCCTGGGCGGAAACGCCATCGGGGCCACCGGCAAGGAAGACATCCACCAGCAGTTCGCCAACACCCGCCAGGCCGTGGCCGGGTTCCTGGAACTGATCAAGGAGGGTTACAACCTGGCCATCACCCACGGCAACGGACCCCAGGTGGGCAACGCCCTGCTGCGGGTGGAGCGGACCTTTCCCGACGGGATACCGGCCCTGCCGCTGGGAGTGATCGTGGCCGATACCGAGGGCGGGATGGGCTACATGATAGAGCAGAGCCTGCAGAACATGCTGACCGCCCATCGGATCGACCGCCAGGTGGTGACCCTGGTCACCCAGGTGGTGGTGGACAAGGACGACCCGTCCATCCTCAATCCCTCCAAACCCATCGGGCCCTATTACAAGGCGGAGGAGGTGGAAGCCCTTAAAGCCAGGGGCTGGGTGGTCAAGGAAGATTCCGGGCGCGGCTTCCGGCGTTTCGTGCCTTCGCCCATGCCAAAATCCATCGTCAACAAGAAGACCGTCAAGCAGCTGGTGAAGCAGGGGACCATCGTCATCGCCGGGGGCGGGGGCGGGGTGCCGGTCTACGTCCAGGCCGACGGCAGTTACGAGGGGGTGGACGCGGTGATAGACAAGGACCGGGCTTCGGCGGTGCTGGCCCGTGACATAGAGGCCGAGACCCTGATGATCCTGACCGCGGTGGAAAAAGTGTCATTGAACTACAAGAAGCCCGACCAAAAAGACCTGGATACTCTCACTTTGGCCGAAGCCAAGAAACACCTGGCCCAGGGGCAGTTCGCGGCCGGATCGATGGGACCCAAGGTGGAAGCCGCCATCCAGTTCCTGGAATACGGTGGGAAACAGGTGATCATCACCTCGCTGGAAAAGGCGGCCCAGGCCTTGAAGGGGCAGGCCGGGACCAGGATCACGGCGTAAGATAGCCACAAGATACACAGAGCAAAAATCTTTCGTTATGAAAATACGTGATCTTATAAAATTAATCGAGCAAGACGGATGGTATTTGGTGACCACCAAGGGGAGCCATCGCCAGTACAAACATCGGCTGAAAACAGGGAGGGTCACCATTGCCGGTCATCCGGGAGATGACATTGCTGAAGGGACATTGAACAGCGTTCTTAAGCAGGCCATGTTAAAAAGGAGGAAATAATGCACAGATTTTTAGTGATAATCGAGAAAGCCGGAAAAAATTATTCGGCCTATTCTCCCGATCTACCCGGCTGCATAGCTACGGGTAAAACATTGACGGATGCGGAAAAAAACATGCACTCTGCCATGGAAATGCATGTCAAGGGCCTGATCGAAGACCGGCAGAAGATACCCCGGGCCGCCGCCATTTCCGAATATATTGCCGTGGCGGTTTAACCTGAACTCAAAATAAGATTTTCCCAAACGTAGCCAGATAAAGCATAGCTACCAACATATCAATCATTAATATATCAGGAGTAAAGTGAATTTATTTATAGGTAGCCTGGCTAAGGAAGTGACCAAGGAAGACCTGCTCCAGACCTTTGAGCCTTTTGGCAAGGTGGAGTCGGCCTCGGTGGTCTTCGACCGCACCACCAACCAGTCCCGGGGGTTCGGGTTCGTGGAGATGCCCTGCAAGGCCGAGGCCCGCAAGGCCATTGACGCCTTGAGCGGCATCTTCAACCTTAAGGGCAAGGTGATCATGATCAACGAAGCCCGGCCCAAGGAAGGCGGCCACGGCGGCGGCGGCGGCGCCCGGCGCAGATTCTAATTCCCTCTGCCACAAAGGCACAAAGACACAAAGGGTTTTTAAAATTTGCAGGCAGTATTTAGTAACCAGTAGTTATCCATAGGGGACTATAGCGCCCTTTGGTCAGTCGCAGGTTCAATTTCATTTACCATTAGGACCCTAAGGTACTACTTTCGTTAATTATAAAATCGTTAATGGGTTTGTGTCTTAGTGTCTTGGTGGCTAATTTCTGTAAACAATAATCCTTAATATATATTCGGAGGCTTTATGGCCAAAACAACCACGGTGGAGGAGGCCAGGCAGACCATAGAGCAGGATTTCAAAAAGGGCTACGACCTTCCGGTCTATGTTTACAAGCCCTGGTGCAAGTCCTGTGAGATCTGCGTGGCCTTTTGCCCCAAACAGGTGCTGGAGATGGGCGAGGACCGCAAACCCACGGTGGCCCGGCCCCAGGACTGCATCATGTGCGGGCAATGCCAGCTGCGCTGTCCGGACCTGGCTATCTTTGTGTGCAAGGAGAGAAAAAAATGAGCAAGCAGATAAAACTCTGGCAGGGCAACGAAGCCTGCGCCGAAGGCGCGATGTACGCCGGCTGCGACTTTTTCGGGGGCTACCCCATCACCCCTTCCACCGAGGTGGCCGAGATCCTGGCCGCGATGCTGCCCAAGGTCGGCGGCAAGTTCATCCAGATGGAGGACGAGATCGCCAGCATGGGGACCATCCTGGGAGCGGCCGCGGCCGGGGCCAAGTCCATGACCTCCACCTCCGGGCCGGGCTTCTCGCTGATGATGGAGCTGTTGGGCTACGGCTGCATGGCCGAGATCCCCTGCGTCATCGTCAACGTCCAGCGGGCCGGGCCCTCCACCGGGCTGCCCACCAAGGGCGCCCAGGCCGACGTGATGCAGACCCGCTGGGGCACCCACGGCGACCATCCCACCATCGCATTATGCCCCTCGTCGATAGAGGAATCATTCAAGCTGACCGTCAAGGCCTTTAACCTGGCCGAAAAATTCCGGATGCCGGTGATCCTGCTTCTGGACGAGTTCATCGGCCACATGCGGGAGAAGATGGAAGTGCCCGAGCCCGGCGAGTTGGAAATATACAATCATCCCCGGCCCAAGGTGGATCCCAAAGAATACCAGCATTACGCCGACGGCTCCAGCGTGGGCGGCCCCTACGCCGCCATGGGCAGCGGCTACCGCTTCAACATCACCGGGCTGACCCACGACAAGAAGGGCTTTCCCACCGCCCGGCTGGACGAGATCCAGTGGAAGATGGACCGGCTGCGGGACAAGATCGACCAGCACCTGGCGGAGCTGACCGAGGTGGAGGAGGAATTTTTGGACGACGCCGAGATCGTGATCTTCTCCTACGGGGCGGCGGCCCGCAGTTCCCAGCAGGCGGTGCGCCAGGCCCGGGCCAAGGGGATCAAAGTTGGTCTGTTGCGGCCCACCACCATCTGGCCCTTCCCCGACCGGATAGTGACCGACGTCCTTAAAAAATGCAAAACCATGCTGGTGGCCGAGATCAGCCAGGGCCAGCTGGTATACGAAGTTGAGCGCTGCAACAAGTCAAACACCCCGGTGGTGCCGGTGCTGCGCTATGACGGCGAGATGATAACCCCGGCCCAGATATTGAAGGCGGTAGAGGAGGCGCAAAAATAATGAAGATACATCCTGCTTATGAAATGCTCCGGCCCGGCAAGAAGTTCCCCAACGTCTGGTGTCCGGGCTGCGGCCACGGCATAGTCCAGGGGGCCATCATCCGGGCGGTGGAGCGGCTGGGGATCAACCGGGACGAGGTGGCCATGGTCTCCGGCATCGGCTGTTCCTCGCGGATGCCGGTCTACGTGGACTTCAACAGCCTGCATACCGCCCACGGCCGGGCCCTGCCCTTTGCCACCGGGGTCAAGCTGCACAACCCCAAGCTGCACGTGATAGTGATCACCGGCGACGGGGACGCCCTGGCCATCGGCGGCAACCATTTCATCCACGCCGCCCGCCGCAACATGGAGCTGACGGTGATCCTGATGAACAACAACATCTACGGCATGACCGGGGGCCAGTACTCGCCCACCACCCCCATCGGCAAACGGGCCTCCACCGCCCCCTACGGCTGCGCCGAGCGCGACTTCGACGCCTGCGCCCTGGCCATAGCGGCCGGAGCGGTTTTCGCCGCCCGGGGCACGGTGTACAACGCGGTGGAGCTGGACAAGATGATAGAGAAGGCCCTGACCAAGAAGGGCTTTGCCCTGGTGGAGGCCCTCAGCCCCTGTCCCACCCTGTACGGAAGGCTCAACAAGGAGGGCAGTGCGGTCAAGATGATGCAGACCCAGAAGGCCAACACCATCAACCTTAAGGCCGCCGAAAAACTCACCCCCCAGGAATTGGAGGGCAAGATCATCACCGGCATCTTCCACGACGGCGAGGCCCAGCCCTACACCGAGGTCTACCAGCAGATCATAGCCAAAGCCCAAGGCAAGTAAGGGCACGATGCATCGTGCCCCAACAGATAATCAGTAAGGGCGAGGTAACCTCGCCCCAACGTAAGGGCCGATATACCGGCCCCAACCGAGGATATAAGATGAAAGAAAGATACGAGATCAGGCTTTCCGGCTCCGGCGGACAGGGGATGATCACCGCCGGGATAATACTGGCCGAGGCGGCCGGGGTCTACGACGGCAAGAAGGTCATCCAGTCCCAGAGCTACGGCCCCGAGGCCCGGGGCGGGGCCAGCAAGGCCGAGGTCATCATCTCCAACCAGGACATCTATTTCCCCAAGGCCACCGCCATAGACATCCTGCTGGCCATGACCCAGGAGGCCTGGGAATCATACAGCAAGGACCTGAACTCCGACGCCATCGCCATCATCGATTCCTTCTACGTCAAGGAATGCGATTTCAAGAACGCCTACTTCCTGCCCCTGACCCAGAAGGCCCGGGAAGAGGTGGGGATCGAGATGGTGGCCAACGTCATAGCCCTGGGGGCCATCGCCGAACTGACCGGGGTGGTGACCAAGGAGTCGCTGGAGAAGTCCCTTTTATCAAGGGTTCCCAAGGGCACGGAAGAGAAGAACAAAAAAGCGCTGGAGATAGGATACCGTCTGGCCCGGGAAGCCAAAAAATGACGGGACACAACCACCAGCACAACCTGCAGCGGACCCTGCTGATAATCAAGCCGGACGCGGTGCGCCGGGGGCTGATCGGAGAGATCCTGCACCGGGTGGAGCTGGACGGCTTTGACATCATAGCCATGAAGATGACCCGCCTGACGGAACGCCAGGCCCGGGGCTTCTACGTGATGCACAAGAAAAAGCCCTTCTACCAGCCGCTTTGCAAGTTCATGACCAGCGGGCGCCTGGTGCTGTGCGTGGTGGAAAGGGCGGAGGCCATCGAATCCCTGCGCCAGCTGGTGGGCAAGACCAACCCCAAGCTGGCGGCCTTCGGCTCCATCCGCCACGATTACGCCACCGACATCCGGCAGAACTGCGTCCACGCCTCGGACACCCCGGAGAACGCTGCCCGGGAGGTGAAATATTTCTTCAAGCCCTCGGCCGTTTCCCAGATAAAGCACGGGCTGAAGAAGATATACAGTCTGCCGTTCGTCAAGCGCTGAATAATAACTGCTCTGGTTTGACAGGATTTACATGATTCCCCGGGTTGCCCGGAAATAAAATTAAAATACTTATCCCATTGGTTCAGGAAACTGGTTGAACACCCAGTGCCAACCCCGGTATGTCGCGTTAAAACGATCAGTGAGCATCGCAGTTGATGGCGGAAAAAGCTTGTCTGCATGTCTGAGGGCTGGGCCAAAGCCCGAGTTCAGACAAGCCCGTCAGCAATGAGAAGCGCAGCGCGGGCCTGCTGTAGCTTTAGCGTAAGCATGGCCCGGAGAGTTTTAAGCGACGAGCTTTTTTCTTTTTGGTTCTTTTTCTTGATTGGCGGTACAAAAAAGAAAAAGAACATAATTGAGCCAATATCTGCGTTTTCACCAATTAGTACTGCCTATTCTGGCTCATACCGGCAAGGAGATAACCTTAACTTTTTCATATAAACATTTAGGAGTTGCAGTGGCTAAGGACACCATCATTCTTTCTTTGAACTGCGGAAGTTCCTCGGTTAAATACCAGCTCTACAACTGGACCAGCCAGGAGATAATGGCCAAGGGCCTGGTGGAACGGGTGACCTTTGAGGGTTCGGTGATAGTTCACGAAGTTCCCGGCCGCGAGCCGCTGAAACTGGAAAAGGAATGCCCCGACCATCAGGTGGCCATCCAGATGATCCTGGAAACATTGCTCCACGAAAATCATCCGGTGATCTCGGACCTCAGCCAGATCAGCGGGGTTGGCCACCGGGTGGTCCACGGCGGCGAGCATTTCGCCAAATCGACCCTGATCAACGACCAGGTGATAGCCGCCTTTGAGGAACTGTCCTCGCTGGCCCCGCTCCACAATCCGCCTAACGTGCTGGGGATCAAGGCGGCCCAGGCCATCATGCCCGACGTGCCCCATGTGGCGGTGCTGGACACGGCCTTTCACCAGACCATGACCAAGACCTCGTACATCTATCCCGTGCCCTACGAGTGGTACGAAAAATACGGGGTGCGGCGCTACGGGTTCCACGGCACCTCCCACCTTTACGTGGCCCGGCGGGCCGCGGTGATGCTGAAGAAGGACCCTTTCCAGGTCAACCTGATCACCTGCCACCTGGGCAACGGGGTCAGCCTCAGCGCCATCAAGAACGGCTGTTCCTACGACACCAGCCTGGGTCTGACCACGCTGGAGGGTCTGGTGATGGGCACCCGCTCGGGCGACGTGGACCCCGGCCTGATGCCCTTCATGTGTGCCAAGGAGAACAAGACAGCCCGGGAGATAGAGGCCGTACTGCTTAAGAAGAGCGGGGTGCTGGGCATCTCCGGGAAATATACCGACCGCCGGGACATAGAGGACGCCATGAAAGCGGGCGACGAGCGGGCCAAGCTGGCCTTTGACATCGAGGCCTACCGCCTTAAAAAATACATCGGTTCCTACTACGCCGCCCTGGGGCACCTGGACGCAGTGGTCTTCACCGGCGGGGCCGGCGAAATGGGTCCGCTGCTGCGGGAGGCGGCCATGACCGGGATGGAGGAGCTGGGAATGGTGCTGGATCCGGACCTCAACAAGAAGGCCAAGAGCCGCAACCACGAATTCGAGATCTCGGCCAGGGACTCCCGGATCAAGCTGTTCGTCATCCCCACCGACGAGGAACTGGTGTTCACCGA comes from bacterium and encodes:
- the arcC gene encoding carbamate kinase — its product is MPHKTAVIALGGNAIGATGKEDIHQQFANTRQAVAGFLELIKEGYNLAITHGNGPQVGNALLRVERTFPDGIPALPLGVIVADTEGGMGYMIEQSLQNMLTAHRIDRQVVTLVTQVVVDKDDPSILNPSKPIGPYYKAEEVEALKARGWVVKEDSGRGFRRFVPSPMPKSIVNKKTVKQLVKQGTIVIAGGGGGVPVYVQADGSYEGVDAVIDKDRASAVLARDIEAETLMILTAVEKVSLNYKKPDQKDLDTLTLAEAKKHLAQGQFAAGSMGPKVEAAIQFLEYGGKQVIITSLEKAAQALKGQAGTRITA
- a CDS encoding type II toxin-antitoxin system HicA family toxin, whose protein sequence is MKIRDLIKLIEQDGWYLVTTKGSHRQYKHRLKTGRVTIAGHPGDDIAEGTLNSVLKQAMLKRRK
- a CDS encoding type II toxin-antitoxin system HicB family antitoxin, which codes for MHRFLVIIEKAGKNYSAYSPDLPGCIATGKTLTDAEKNMHSAMEMHVKGLIEDRQKIPRAAAISEYIAVAV
- a CDS encoding RNA-binding protein; translated protein: MNLFIGSLAKEVTKEDLLQTFEPFGKVESASVVFDRTTNQSRGFGFVEMPCKAEARKAIDALSGIFNLKGKVIMINEARPKEGGHGGGGGARRRF
- a CDS encoding 4Fe-4S dicluster domain-containing protein, which translates into the protein MEQDFKKGYDLPVYVYKPWCKSCEICVAFCPKQVLEMGEDRKPTVARPQDCIMCGQCQLRCPDLAIFVCKERKK
- a CDS encoding 2-oxoacid:acceptor oxidoreductase subunit alpha; the protein is MSKQIKLWQGNEACAEGAMYAGCDFFGGYPITPSTEVAEILAAMLPKVGGKFIQMEDEIASMGTILGAAAAGAKSMTSTSGPGFSLMMELLGYGCMAEIPCVIVNVQRAGPSTGLPTKGAQADVMQTRWGTHGDHPTIALCPSSIEESFKLTVKAFNLAEKFRMPVILLLDEFIGHMREKMEVPEPGELEIYNHPRPKVDPKEYQHYADGSSVGGPYAAMGSGYRFNITGLTHDKKGFPTARLDEIQWKMDRLRDKIDQHLAELTEVEEEFLDDAEIVIFSYGAAARSSQQAVRQARAKGIKVGLLRPTTIWPFPDRIVTDVLKKCKTMLVAEISQGQLVYEVERCNKSNTPVVPVLRYDGEMITPAQILKAVEEAQK
- a CDS encoding 2-oxoacid:ferredoxin oxidoreductase subunit beta, with amino-acid sequence MKIHPAYEMLRPGKKFPNVWCPGCGHGIVQGAIIRAVERLGINRDEVAMVSGIGCSSRMPVYVDFNSLHTAHGRALPFATGVKLHNPKLHVIVITGDGDALAIGGNHFIHAARRNMELTVILMNNNIYGMTGGQYSPTTPIGKRASTAPYGCAERDFDACALAIAAGAVFAARGTVYNAVELDKMIEKALTKKGFALVEALSPCPTLYGRLNKEGSAVKMMQTQKANTINLKAAEKLTPQELEGKIITGIFHDGEAQPYTEVYQQIIAKAQGK
- a CDS encoding 2-oxoacid:acceptor oxidoreductase family protein, with the translated sequence MKERYEIRLSGSGGQGMITAGIILAEAAGVYDGKKVIQSQSYGPEARGGASKAEVIISNQDIYFPKATAIDILLAMTQEAWESYSKDLNSDAIAIIDSFYVKECDFKNAYFLPLTQKAREEVGIEMVANVIALGAIAELTGVVTKESLEKSLLSRVPKGTEEKNKKALEIGYRLAREAKK
- the ndk gene encoding nucleoside-diphosphate kinase produces the protein MTGHNHQHNLQRTLLIIKPDAVRRGLIGEILHRVELDGFDIIAMKMTRLTERQARGFYVMHKKKPFYQPLCKFMTSGRLVLCVVERAEAIESLRQLVGKTNPKLAAFGSIRHDYATDIRQNCVHASDTPENAAREVKYFFKPSAVSQIKHGLKKIYSLPFVKR
- a CDS encoding acetate kinase, translating into MAKDTIILSLNCGSSSVKYQLYNWTSQEIMAKGLVERVTFEGSVIVHEVPGREPLKLEKECPDHQVAIQMILETLLHENHPVISDLSQISGVGHRVVHGGEHFAKSTLINDQVIAAFEELSSLAPLHNPPNVLGIKAAQAIMPDVPHVAVLDTAFHQTMTKTSYIYPVPYEWYEKYGVRRYGFHGTSHLYVARRAAVMLKKDPFQVNLITCHLGNGVSLSAIKNGCSYDTSLGLTTLEGLVMGTRSGDVDPGLMPFMCAKENKTAREIEAVLLKKSGVLGISGKYTDRRDIEDAMKAGDERAKLAFDIEAYRLKKYIGSYYAALGHLDAVVFTGGAGEMGPLLREAAMTGMEELGMVLDPDLNKKAKSRNHEFEISARDSRIKLFVIPTDEELVFTEDVVATIEGRYDVHTKFKYGFEDQGYVNKMRDEAYQRELEKKKKG